One Rosa chinensis cultivar Old Blush chromosome 3, RchiOBHm-V2, whole genome shotgun sequence DNA window includes the following coding sequences:
- the LOC112193270 gene encoding uncharacterized protein LOC112193270 — MDSTSLCDRRSPSSDRFLGLFSLSLPSSAAGEELNEAEVFWTTTDDFAEPEETTNNHRLTFTRPQKSGILAVLPEPDPPAQVLYRKPSLSNPSNSKPIPSIPRPSLQSQTSSDAGQTQSVPSTRRFQQHSAPMKVPVLSKAMMMERRRNLGDLADVVDDDDGGDEEMLPPHELVARGSEVSARTTFSVLEGVGRTLKGRDLRQVRNAIWRKTGFLD, encoded by the coding sequence atGGACTCCACCAGCTTATGCGACCGCCGATCGCCGTCGTCGGACCGCTTCCTCGGCCTCTTCTCCTTGTCGCTGCCCTCCTCGGCCGCCGGCGAGGAGCTCAACGAGGCGGAGGTCTTCTGGACGACCACCGACGACTTCGCCGAGCCAGAGGAGACCACGAACAACCACCGCCTGACCTTCACCCGCCCCCAAAAATCCGGAATTCTGGCGGTCCTGCCCGAGCCCGATCCCCCGGCCCAAGTCCTCTACCGCAAGCCCTCACTCTCCAACCCCTCCAACTCCAAGCCAATCCCTTCGATTCCAAGGCCGTCTCTGCAGAGTCAAACCTCCTCCGACGCCGGCCAGACCCAGTCGGTGCCTTCCACCAGAAGGTTCCAGCAGCACTCGGCGCCGATGAAGGTGCCGGTGCTGTCCAAGGCGATGATGATGGAGCGGCGCAGGAACCTCGGCGACCTTGCTGACGTGGTGGATGACGACGACGGCGGAGATGAGGAGATGCTGCCGCCGCATGAGCTGGTGGCGAGGGGGTCGGAGGTGTCGGCGAGGACCACGTTTTCGGTGCTGGAAGGCGTGGGGAGGACTCTCAAAGGTAGGGATTTGCGTCAGGTCAGGAATGCAATTTGGCGCAAGACTGGCTTTCTCGATTAG